In Fusarium oxysporum Fo47 chromosome XI, complete sequence, the following are encoded in one genomic region:
- a CDS encoding Alpha/Beta hydrolase protein, which yields MGLSSMFTTTGLILAATCLVPVTAKPPCPPIPQAALPQGDIQGFRDKHCNAVYLGVPFAASTGGQNRWKAPQDLPESRSKFQATSYGATCPQAISNDAFTRQDEDCLNLNIWAPSKGKNLPVFVYMYGGAMVTGSSSNPQIQGTNFARNGVVYVNFNTRESIFASPHSSELTSANPDETQNFSILDVEKALDWVHKNIRAFGGNPDHIVFGGHSSGGVQVDHYLWNNPNTFLKGAVEMSANAMSGPAYAPVDEALNAVAEEVGCPKGGNGQLDCLRNKDILDFQTKNFNSTFNTWFTPVVDDITRFSDYSARFAAGNYPSHVPMLTGTSNGEGTIFSLVYGAENSNFSSWINTFDADSAHIPDESLIQAYNPNDYATESLRSGIQYGDARFNCPVDYLLDMRSEQQKTWVYRFFGKYDNVVGPPNTAPTHGTEVPFFHGGNECFAALQGVTKAQQALADSIHNWFVQWIKNPAAGPGWDTVDKAEEVVKLGVPGDELARGKAPRSEFNAVCQAVYKPNFPKYPVVQSVAGLVEELLGSA from the exons ATGGGCCTCAGCAGCATGTTCACAACAACAGGTTTAATCCTGGCCGCCACGTGTCTTGTCCCTGTGACTGCGAAGCCTCCCTGTCCTCCAATTCCGCAAGCTGCTCTTCCTCAGGGTGACATTCAAGGTTTCCGTGACAAGCACTGTAACGCCGTTTATCTTGGTGTTCCTTTTGCTGCTTCCACTGGTGGCCAAAACAG ATGGAAGGCTCCTCAGGATCTTCCCGAGTCTCGTTCCAAGTTCCAGGCTACGTCATATGGTGCGACATGTCCTCAAGCCATCTCAAACGATGCCTTTACTCGTCAAGATGAGGATTGTCTGAACCTTAACATCTGGGCCCCATCCAAGGGCAAGAACTTGCCT GTATTCGTTTACATGTATGGTGGTGCTATGGTCACTGGCTCCAGCAGCAACCCCCAGATCCAAGGCACAAACTTTGCTCGCAATGGAGTTGTTTACGTCAACTTCAATACCCGCGAGAGCATCTTTGCTTCGCCTCATTCTTCTGAGTTGACGAGCGCCAACCCTGATGAGACACAGAACTTTAGCATTTTGGATGTCGAGAAGGCTCTTGACTGGGTCCACAAGAACATCAGGG CCTTTGGAGGTAACCCTGACCATATTGTCTTTGGTGGTCACTCTTCTGGTGGTGTCCAGGTCGATCACTACCTATGGAACAACCCCAACACCTTCCTCAAGGGTGCCGTCGAGATGAGCGCCAACGCCATGTCCGGCCCCGCTTACGCTCCcgttgatgaggctcttAACGCTGTCGCCGAGGAAGTTGGCTGCCCCAAGGGCGGCAACGGTCAGCTCGACTGTCTCCGCAACAAGGACATTCTTGACTTCCAGACCAAGAACTTCAACTCCACCTTCAACACTTGGTTCACTCCCGTTGTTGACGATATCACCCGCTTCTCTGACTACTCTGCCCGTTTCGCTGCCGGAAACTATCCTTCCCATGTCCCCATGCTGACTGGTACCTCCAACGGAGAGGGTaccatcttcagcctcgtcTACGGCGCTGAGAACAGCAACTTCAGCTCTTGGATCAACACTTTCGATGCCGATAGCGCTCATATCCCCGATGAGTCTCTGATCCAGGCATACAACCCCAACGACTACGCCACCGAGTCTCTCCGCAGCGGTATCCAGTACGGTGATGCCCGCTTCAACTGTCCCGTTGACTATCTCCTCGACATGCGAAGTGAGCAGCAGAAGACCTGGGTCTACCGCTTCTTCGGCAAGTACGATAACGTCGTTGGACCCCCCAACACTGCTCCTACCCACGGTACTGAGGTTCCTTTCTTCCACGGCGGTAATGAGTGTTTTGCCGCTCTTCAGGGTGTCACCAAGGCTCAGCAGGCTCTTGCCGATTCTATCCACAACTGGTTTGTTCAGTGGATCAAGAACCCCGCTGCTGGACCTGGCTGGGATACCGTTgacaaggccgaggaggtggTCAAGCTTGGAGTTCCCGGTGACGAGCTTGCCCGTGGCAAGGCTCCCCGCAGCGAGTTCAATGCTGTCTGCCAGGCT GTCTACAAGCCCAACTTCCCTAAGTACCCCGTCGTCCAGTCCGTCGCTGGTCTTGTCGAGGAGCTCTTGGGCTCTGCCTAA